The genomic stretch CTAATATTATGCAGCCTAGCATACCGCACAATATAGAAATAACAACGATAGAAGCCATCATTTCAAATATTTTACCGCCCTGGCTTTCAATATCACTTTTTGGTATACCGACAAACCATATTCCAATTACTTGGCCCATTTTGTCTTTTATAGGTACATATTTTGAAGCATATGTTTCACCAAGTACATTTTCCGTTCCCTCAAAAGCGTCTCCATTTGTTAGAACGCTTTCAGCCACTTGGCTTGATACCTTGGATGCATGCATCCTTTCTCCGTTCTTATCCATCACGCTTGTTGCTACGCTTTCGTCTCCAAGATATAAGGTTGTAAGTGACCCGGTTTTTTCTTTTATTGCATCTAAAGCTTCAAAATTATTGCTTACCAGGTTATCTCCTATAAATAACTTGCCATTCTTTACATCCCAATCACCAGCGTATGTACTTTTGATGATTTCCATCCCCAAACTTGAAATGGAATCCAACTTTGCGGATATGTTTTGCTCTACTAAATTGTTAACATTTCTGTTGGTGACCAAAAATATTGTGGCTGTAAATAGTGCGATAAGGCCAATAGATACCCTTAAAAGCTTCTCTTTTAACATAACCTTTTTTTTCATGTTTCAATCTCCCTCTAAAATTTTTTATATTCAGAAATATATATAAAGATAAAATAAAACCAGACCTAATATATGGAAAACTAACATTATACTACGCTATATAGTAATAATTTGCAATATTTTTGACAAATTATTTTATTATTTTACGTAAAATTTCATAAGAAGGGTAGAAGGAAAATGTAGTTAATATATTTAATGGGAGATCAACGTTTAGCGGTATGAAACAGTTGAATAGAATAAGAAAAAATGTTAATATCAATATTAACTTGGTAGGAAAGTACAATTTTACCGGTTAGAGGTTCATCATAATTTGCAAGGAGAAGATAAAAGTGAAGTTAAACAAAGGATTCATAAGATTCTTGTCATTAATAATATGCATAATAATTCTATGTCAAACATCAGTATATAGTGAAGAGATTTACAAAATAAGTCCAGAGGCTTTCTGCAACATAAGTCTCAAAGGGATAAACCCCACTTTTTACCAGCCGTATGGGATAATATTTGACAAGGTTGGGAACATATACATAACTGATTCTGGAAATCACCAGGTCCATCCTGGATATTTTTCAGCGGTCTTTACAGCATTTATGTTTGAGGATGTGTATGCAACAACTTTTACGTCCAATTCTAAATTTGTGAGCTTTTCAAATTTTGCCATTCCGTTTACAAATCCCATTTCCATTTTACCTTCATTGAAAAATTCTTCTACTGTTGATGGTCCACCCATCAACCAGATACTCTTGCTACTAGGTATTGTTATATCTGTTGTTCCGTTATAACCTGATTTTATTTTTGTATCTAACTTACCATCGATAACATCTCCATATACATCAATAGGATTATTGATTGTACCCCCAAAGTATTTACGGTAATCATTCGTCCTTGTAATATTCTGATAATCTACTGTAGTAGTAGGAGTATTGTTTGGGTTAAGTTGTTTCATACCTCCAAACATCTGATTTGATATTCTGATATTTACCGAACCAGGATTACTATTAGTAAGTAAAACACCAAACTTCAGACGTCCTACCCCTTCACCTCCTAAATGCTGCATAAATACTGTGGCATATCTTTTTCCGTGTGTTTTAGTCTTGTAAATGACTTCTCCATGATCAGCTAAATAATGAGTTGTATTATTTATTCCTTCAGGATTATTGCAATATATATATTCACCATCCACACCATCGTATTCATATGTCACATTGGCAGGTTGGTCATCAGATGTTGGATAATCATCAGAGGATTTATTAAAATTAACGGCAAGCTTTAATATGTCACCCATATTAATCATACCATCATTATTCAAATCACATGTCAAATCATAATAAGGTTGACCTTTAGTTGTGTTAAATGCTTTTGCAATAATCAAAACGTCCTGCATGTTTACTACTGAGTCATTATTTATATCTCCTACTAACTGTGCCCCAAATGACATACTTGAACTGAAAAAAATCTGGCTAAGCATTATTACTGTCATCAACAGCATAATAATCTTTTTGTTTTTTTCATTTGTTTTTTCCTCCTTCTTTTTAATT from Pseudobacteroides sp. encodes the following:
- a CDS encoding dockerin type I domain-containing protein → MLLMTVIMLSQIFFSSSMSFGAQLVGDINNDSVVNMQDVLIIAKAFNTTKGQPYYDLTCDLNNDGMINMGDILKLAVNFNKSSDDYPTSDDQPANVTYEYDGVDGEYIYCNNPEGINNTTHYLADHGEVIYKTKTHGKRYATVFMQHLGGEGVGRLKFGVLLTNSNPGSVNIRISNQMFGGMKQLNPNNTPTTTVDYQNITRTNDYRKYFGGTINNPIDVYGDVIDGKLDTKIKSGYNGTTDITIPSSKSIWLMGGPSTVEEFFNEGKMEMGFVNGMAKFEKLTNLELDVKVVAYTSSNINAVKTAEKYPGWTW